From the genome of Sphingobacterium kitahiroshimense, one region includes:
- a CDS encoding phosphoenolpyruvate carboxylase: MKLSTKEAVFQNEVLTRFELFKSLFLTLPFQQVKDTGTLLPFFAQHCEKGVEKHQTPEEIINSFFVQHELYSDEQTQVDLLFRFVQYIERQVVLFDAIEDSSFKAIGKTDQSSQLGSLIKSSEINPELKRKIVGKLKDFSVRLVLTAHPTQFYPGTVLSIINDLIGAIKENDIHNIHLLLQQLGKTPFINNNKPTPVDEAISLAWFLENVFYKVASEIQTYIDDELGIETEEVRQLIELGFWPGGDRDGNPNVSAESTKKVATLLRTILFRCYYRDFRVVKRRITFRGVEKYMDNLQELFYENSFNPVENPVDETAQIVENLKAIQVVLKEDHNNLFVEIVDDLLRKVMTFGCFFTTLDIRQDSSILTQTFEYIIKKYPEETGISADFSSLSEVDKQTAIDFKELDLAFDEEATALEVDTLQVIRLLKDIQKSGSERAAQRFIISNCQQASDILGLRQLFLWSGWKKDTLTIDFVPLFETVDDLTRAADVMKSLYTNKEYAKHLKLRGNKQTIMLGYSDSTKDGGYLMANWSIYSAKIELTAIAREYDVDLVFFDGRGGPPARGGGKTQRFYASMGEEIANDHIQLTIQGQTISSQYGSLDTARFNIEQLLHAGIISDLKQRSGDTLTPHQKGIVDKLADLSYNKFMDLRKNPLFLSYLENLSPLKALSSINISSRPVKRNSDKELKLKDLRAISFVTAWSQLKQNIPGFYGVGTALKWAEQNNLWKDVQQLYLSSGFFQTLIDNCMMSMTKSNFDITSYMQYDEKYGEFWKMLHAEFLITKEYLLKLSNTSKLMENYPIDRESILARENIVLPLLIIQHYAIKVINEGKLDEKKREAYAKLIARTIYGVVNAGRNVA, from the coding sequence ATGAAATTGAGTACAAAAGAAGCCGTTTTTCAAAACGAAGTTTTGACGCGATTTGAACTTTTTAAAAGTCTATTTTTAACACTGCCCTTCCAGCAAGTGAAGGATACTGGTACCTTGTTACCTTTTTTTGCCCAACATTGTGAGAAGGGTGTTGAGAAACATCAAACTCCAGAGGAAATTATCAATTCTTTCTTTGTGCAGCATGAGCTTTATTCGGATGAACAAACTCAGGTCGATCTATTATTTCGATTTGTGCAATATATAGAAAGACAGGTGGTTCTTTTTGATGCTATTGAAGATTCTTCATTTAAAGCGATCGGCAAGACTGATCAATCTTCACAGCTTGGGTCTTTAATTAAATCTTCTGAAATAAATCCGGAATTAAAGCGTAAGATAGTTGGTAAATTGAAAGATTTTTCGGTTCGTCTTGTGTTAACGGCTCATCCAACTCAGTTTTATCCTGGGACTGTTCTATCGATTATCAATGATTTAATTGGAGCGATTAAGGAGAATGATATTCACAATATTCATTTATTATTGCAACAGTTAGGTAAAACACCATTTATTAATAACAATAAGCCAACTCCAGTTGATGAAGCTATTAGTTTAGCTTGGTTTTTGGAAAATGTTTTTTACAAGGTTGCTTCTGAAATCCAGACATATATTGATGATGAGCTAGGTATAGAGACGGAAGAGGTTAGGCAATTGATTGAACTGGGTTTCTGGCCGGGGGGAGATCGTGACGGTAACCCTAATGTAAGTGCTGAAAGTACTAAAAAGGTAGCGACACTTTTAAGAACAATCTTATTTCGCTGTTATTATAGGGATTTTAGAGTTGTAAAACGTCGCATTACATTTAGAGGGGTTGAAAAATATATGGATAATCTGCAGGAACTGTTTTATGAAAATAGTTTTAACCCTGTTGAGAATCCTGTTGATGAAACAGCACAGATTGTTGAAAATCTAAAAGCTATTCAAGTTGTGCTTAAAGAGGACCATAATAATCTTTTTGTTGAGATTGTTGACGATTTGTTACGCAAAGTAATGACCTTCGGTTGTTTCTTTACCACGCTTGATATTCGTCAGGACAGTAGTATTCTGACTCAAACTTTTGAATATATCATTAAGAAATATCCAGAAGAAACTGGTATTTCAGCTGATTTCTCATCGTTATCTGAAGTAGATAAACAGACTGCTATTGATTTTAAAGAGTTAGATCTAGCGTTTGATGAAGAGGCTACCGCATTGGAAGTTGATACTTTACAAGTTATTCGTTTACTGAAAGATATTCAAAAATCAGGATCTGAGCGTGCTGCACAGCGATTTATCATCAGTAATTGTCAGCAAGCGAGCGATATTTTGGGATTACGACAGTTATTTCTCTGGTCTGGCTGGAAGAAAGATACTTTAACTATTGATTTTGTACCTCTATTTGAAACTGTTGATGATTTGACGCGTGCTGCTGATGTGATGAAATCACTTTATACGAATAAGGAGTATGCAAAGCATCTTAAATTGAGAGGGAATAAGCAAACAATTATGCTTGGTTATTCTGACAGTACTAAAGATGGTGGTTATTTGATGGCTAACTGGTCTATTTATAGTGCTAAAATTGAATTAACCGCTATTGCTCGAGAATATGATGTGGATCTCGTATTTTTTGATGGTCGTGGTGGTCCGCCTGCGAGAGGTGGGGGTAAAACGCAACGTTTCTATGCATCAATGGGTGAAGAAATTGCTAATGATCATATTCAGTTAACTATTCAGGGACAAACTATAAGTAGTCAATACGGTTCTTTAGATACAGCACGATTTAATATCGAACAATTACTTCATGCTGGGATTATTTCAGATCTTAAACAAAGGTCGGGTGATACTTTAACGCCGCATCAGAAAGGTATTGTGGATAAATTGGCAGATCTCAGCTATAATAAGTTTATGGATTTACGTAAGAATCCTTTATTCTTAAGCTATTTAGAAAATTTATCACCTTTAAAAGCGCTTTCCTCTATCAATATCAGTAGTCGTCCAGTTAAAAGAAATTCGGATAAGGAGCTGAAGCTTAAAGACCTTCGTGCTATCAGTTTCGTAACTGCCTGGAGTCAATTGAAACAAAATATACCAGGTTTTTATGGTGTCGGTACAGCATTGAAATGGGCGGAACAAAATAATCTTTGGAAAGATGTTCAACAGTTATATTTATCTTCTGGTTTTTTTCAGACTTTAATTGATAACTGTATGATGTCCATGACCAAATCGAACTTTGACATTACTTCTTATATGCAATATGATGAGAAATATGGTGAGTTTTGGAAGATGTTGCATGCCGAGTTTTTAATTACCAAAGAGTATTTATTAAAATTGAGCAATACATCGAAATTAATGGAAAATTACCCTATTGATCGTGAATCTATATTGGCACGTGAGAATATTGTGTTGCCATTATTAATTATTCAACACTATGCTATCAAGGTAATCAATGAGGGTAAATTGGATGAAAAGAAGCGAGAAGCTTATGCTAAATTAATTGCCAGAACAATTTATGGGGTTGTTAATGCCGGTAGAAATGTGGCATAA